In Dyadobacter subterraneus, a single genomic region encodes these proteins:
- a CDS encoding ribonucleotide-diphosphate reductase subunit beta, which yields MSIFDKRLQYKPFEYPEILQFTEAINKSYWVHSEVDFTADTQDFHSHLSSAERTAVKNSLLAIAQIEVAVKSFWGNLFHHLPKPEFNGLGSTFAECEFRHSEAYSRLLEVLGYNDQFETLIEIPVIRERIDYLSEALGNSKSTDKKEYAFSLILFSILIENVSLFSQFAIILSFARFKGLMKNVSNIIAWTSIDEQIHANAGIFLVNKIKEEFPDMFDQQTVAEITRLVRSSIDVESRIIDWIFNEGEIDSINKEDLINFMKYRADDSLQKIGLPRQFNLAVADVKLLQWFEEEVFANSLDDFFAKRPVDYTKHDKSISAYDLF from the coding sequence ATGAGTATTTTTGATAAACGTCTTCAATATAAACCGTTCGAGTATCCGGAAATATTACAGTTTACAGAAGCGATTAATAAGTCCTACTGGGTGCATTCGGAAGTAGATTTTACGGCAGACACACAGGATTTTCATTCTCATCTGAGCTCGGCTGAGAGAACTGCGGTAAAAAATAGCCTGCTTGCTATCGCTCAAATCGAAGTCGCAGTAAAATCTTTCTGGGGAAATCTTTTTCACCATTTGCCAAAACCGGAATTCAACGGTCTGGGAAGTACTTTCGCAGAGTGTGAATTTCGCCATTCGGAGGCTTATTCGCGTCTTCTGGAAGTTCTGGGATACAACGATCAATTTGAGACACTTATCGAAATTCCGGTAATTCGTGAGCGTATTGATTATTTGTCAGAAGCTCTGGGAAACTCCAAATCGACCGATAAAAAAGAATATGCTTTTTCGCTGATCCTTTTTTCAATTTTGATAGAAAATGTCAGTCTGTTCAGTCAGTTCGCGATCATTTTATCATTTGCGCGTTTTAAAGGTTTGATGAAAAATGTGAGCAACATCATCGCCTGGACTTCAATCGACGAGCAGATTCATGCCAACGCCGGTATTTTTCTTGTCAACAAAATCAAAGAAGAATTTCCTGATATGTTTGACCAGCAGACCGTTGCTGAAATTACACGTCTGGTGCGCTCTTCCATCGATGTGGAATCCCGCATCATCGACTGGATATTCAACGAAGGTGAAATTGATAGTATCAATAAAGAAGATCTGATCAACTTTATGAAGTACCGCGCTGACGACAGTCTTCAAAAAATCGGCTTGCCACGTCAGTTCAATCTGGCCGTTGCTGATGTGAAATTATTGCAATGGTTTGAAGAAGAGGTTTTTGCAAACAGTCTGGATGACTTTTTCGCGAAACGTCCTGTGGATTATACAAAACATGATAAAAGTATTTCTGCTTACGATTTGTTCTAA
- a CDS encoding ribonucleoside-diphosphate reductase subunit alpha: MKIAELDLLEVVTPQYEMPKLWWKNTESEQVLNRGYLLKGETVEGAIERVCAAAAKRLYRPELKEAFQEMIERGWMSLSSPIWANMGTERGLPISCFNVHVPDNIEGITHKLGEVIMQTKIGGGTSAYFGDLRSRGSAVTDNGKSSGAVSFMRLFDTAMDTISQGGVRRGAFAAYMDIDHEDIEEFLQIKDIGHPIQNLFSGVCVPDYWMQDMIDGDMSKREIWAKILQSRQQKGLPYIFFSDNVNQNKPQVYKDKNLRINASNLCSEIMLPSTEDESFICCLSSMNLELFDEWKDTDAVRLAIFFLDAVLQEFIEKTEGNHFLASANRFAKRHRALGLGVLGWHSYLQKNMIPFEGMQAKQLTTQIFKTIQDKSEKATQELAMIYGEPELLKGYGRRNTTLLAIAPTTSSSAILGQTSPGIEPFSSNYYKAGLAKGNFMRKNKYLKVLLEEKGLDNEETWRTIMLNHGSVQHMPELTAEEKDVFKTFKEISQLEIIQQASIRQKYVDQAQSLNLNIPSNLPVKEVNKLLIEAWKLGIKTLYYQRSQSVSKELVTSLVSCSSCES, encoded by the coding sequence ATGAAAATTGCCGAATTGGATCTGCTGGAAGTTGTAACGCCCCAGTATGAAATGCCAAAGCTTTGGTGGAAAAATACAGAAAGCGAGCAGGTACTTAACAGAGGATATCTGCTGAAGGGAGAAACGGTTGAAGGAGCAATTGAGCGCGTTTGTGCTGCTGCTGCAAAACGTCTTTACCGTCCGGAATTAAAGGAAGCTTTTCAGGAAATGATTGAAAGAGGCTGGATGAGCCTGAGCTCGCCGATCTGGGCGAATATGGGCACAGAGCGTGGTTTGCCTATTTCCTGCTTCAATGTGCACGTGCCGGATAATATCGAAGGCATTACCCATAAACTTGGTGAGGTGATCATGCAGACCAAAATTGGTGGCGGAACATCTGCTTATTTTGGAGATTTGCGTTCCCGTGGAAGTGCGGTTACAGACAACGGGAAAAGTAGCGGAGCGGTAAGTTTTATGCGGCTTTTTGATACAGCAATGGATACCATTTCCCAGGGTGGTGTACGCCGTGGTGCTTTTGCTGCCTACATGGATATTGATCACGAGGATATAGAAGAATTTTTGCAGATTAAGGATATCGGGCACCCGATTCAGAATCTTTTCTCCGGAGTTTGTGTGCCCGATTACTGGATGCAGGATATGATTGACGGGGATATGTCCAAAAGAGAAATCTGGGCAAAAATCCTGCAAAGCCGGCAGCAAAAAGGACTTCCGTATATTTTCTTTTCGGATAATGTAAACCAGAATAAACCCCAGGTTTATAAAGATAAAAATCTTCGTATCAACGCCAGTAATTTATGCTCTGAGATCATGCTTCCTTCAACAGAAGATGAATCTTTTATCTGCTGTCTGTCATCGATGAACCTTGAATTATTCGATGAGTGGAAAGATACTGACGCAGTCAGGCTGGCTATTTTCTTTTTAGACGCAGTTCTTCAGGAGTTTATTGAAAAAACGGAAGGAAATCATTTTTTGGCCAGTGCAAACCGGTTCGCAAAACGTCACCGCGCGCTTGGACTTGGTGTGCTGGGGTGGCATTCTTATCTTCAAAAGAATATGATTCCTTTTGAAGGTATGCAGGCTAAGCAGCTAACCACACAGATATTTAAAACAATCCAGGATAAATCCGAAAAAGCAACACAGGAACTTGCGATGATATATGGTGAGCCCGAACTTTTGAAAGGGTACGGCCGCAGAAATACCACACTTCTTGCGATTGCACCTACGACATCATCTTCGGCAATCCTTGGACAAACTTCACCCGGAATTGAGCCTTTCAGCAGTAATTATTACAAGGCAGGTCTTGCAAAAGGAAATTTCATGCGCAAGAACAAGTATCTGAAAGTATTACTGGAAGAAAAAGGGCTTGACAATGAAGAAACCTGGCGTACCATTATGTTGAACCACGGAAGTGTGCAGCATATGCCCGAACTTACAGCTGAGGAAAAAGATGTTTTCAAGACATTTAAAGAAATCAGTCAGTTGGAGATTATCCAGCAGGCATCAATCCGGCAAAAATATGTGGATCAGGCGCAGAGTCTGAATCTTAATATCCCTTCGAACCTTCCTGTTAAAGAAGTAAATAAATTGCTGATAGAAGCGTGGAAATTGGGAATTAAGACCCTTTATTACCAAAGAAGCCAAAGTGTTTCCAAAGAACTTGTTACCAGTTTGGTAAGTTGTTCTTCCTGCGAATCTTAA